In the genome of Juglans microcarpa x Juglans regia isolate MS1-56 chromosome 6S, Jm3101_v1.0, whole genome shotgun sequence, the window CATAAAACAAAAGACGTAcaagaaatttgtttttgtaaGTAACAAtgggaataacaaaatgcacAAGAAAATTACAGATCACAAACGAGAAAATAACAATGTTGTAACACCCCAGTCCCACATTGGTGGAACGAACAACTCATATAGAGTAAGTATAAAGGTAGTTATAGGTGTTAAGTCCCACATTAGATACTTATTATATGAAATTGGGTTTTATAAGTAATTCTCAATAAGCTTCAAATGGACTagtcatttaaaattataacgGCTAGCGGTTTCCTTGGGTCATTAAATATGGTATCAGAGTTACCTAATAAGCCCTACCACTAGTTATGGGATTGTACGACATAGACCTCACATGGACATCAGGAACTTAAAAGGGGAAGTTCATAACACCCCAGTCTCACATCAAGAAAAGGAATTAATTTACATAGAGTGGGTAAATTATAAAGGTAATCACAGGAGTTATATCCCACATTCGCTACTAACTAGGTGAAACCAGTCTTCACTAGGTAAGTTTCAAATTGACTAAGTCATTTTGGGGTTGTAGTGCAGGCGTTGCTAGTGCTTTCTCTAGGTCGTTACAAATGCACTAGCAAAAGATAATTTACCATTCAAACAAAGACTATAAAACCACaaaatatgaattataaaaGAGGAAACaataatgtatatatttttttgaggtCGGGGGAAGGGGAGGAATAAGAAAAGCTAAAAGTTAACATGTTAGCTGGAAGTGTACCTCATGCCCTGGTGTATCAAGGAAAACACATTGCTGCACCTTGCCATCTATAGGAACTTGCACCTTATATGCGCCAATACCTTGGGTAATGCCACCTGCTTCAGATGAAGCTACCTGCAAATATCCAGCAGTCAGGCATTAGCTGAACAATAGCACAACCAGCACAAActccaataaaatattaatccagtACCAAAGCCGAACAAGACAATGGGCAGCTTGTCTTAAATTATGCATCTTAGCCAAATCATAAAAGTATCAcacaaaatagaaatagaaacaaaattaattgaaatCACTACAAATAACAAATCCATAAGACCCCACAATGGGCATTGCAAAAGAAACTGAAAGGGGTATCAAGATGATTAAGCTTCCATATGTACCTTGCTCTTTCGAATATAATCCAAAAGGGTTGTCTGTCAAGGGTGTAGCAACAAAAACATATTAGCAAAGTTTAGCTGCAGGgatatactaaaatttaaagcAATACCAATAGAAAGTAATAGGAAATAGATGCAGAAGGTCCAAACAGAAGTGAAGATCCAAATTGCTGCCACTTACCTTCCCATGATCCACGTGACCCATTATAGTAATAACGGGAGGCCGGTCTTGTAGTTTGTCTAGGTCTTCTTCATCAAAAATTTCCTTCTTTCTCGCCATTTCTTCAACTTTAATGGGATCAACATCCAGCACTTCAACATCATGCtctttacaaatcattttcacCATATCTTTGTCCAGAGTTTGCACCCCATCAGGCTTAATTCCTTTTGAGTATAAATACCCAAGAATCTCACCTTCACCAATAACCAAGTTGTAGGCTAACTCCTCAATCAGCATACCTTCCTCGCCAACCTCAAGGATTTCTACTTTTACAGGAGCTGCCTCTTTGGCAGCCTGAAGTCTGGCAGCCTTTCGACTTGCTTTACTCCATTTCCTCCCTTTCCTTGCGATGGATGCACCAGGAATCGATACCTCATCTGGAATGTCAGCATCGTCCACATCAACCATCCGTCTCCGTGGTCCACCCGCTGAGGCATTTTTTTTACGATAATCATCTTTGAACCTTCCAGTGGAAGGGCCTTTTCCTGGTCGTGGAGGGGCTAAAACTGCTTGAGCAATCAGAGGATCAACCACCGGTTTCTTGGAAGCAAATTTGTCGATCAAAATCGGTTTACGTTCTGTAGTTTTCGACTCTAAATCAGTTCCATCGGTGACTGGAGATTTTGGAACTGCCCCAACATCCTTCAAGACAACAGGTTTTTTTATGACAGGCAGAGAAGCTACAGAAGGCTTTGCTTGTAATTTTGGTTGAGGTCTCAAAGGTGGTTGACGGGGTGTAAAAGAAGTACGGGCTTCAGGGTCTATCTTTTCCCCTTGCCCTGTTTTCATCTCTTCCTTTCCAGTCATGTTACTAGGCTTCGATGATGATCCCTTAACCTTCTGGACGGTTGCGACTGTGTCTCCTTTCCGCCACACGCTCTTCaaagttttagaattttgagCCGGTTTACCACTTGTCAAATTACTACTCGTAGTAGATGTAGATTTACTTGCAAAcccactctctctcttgcttCCAGACTCGCTCAATCTCGAACTTTCTAGCCTTTCTGCCTTTTCCAATACCTCTCCCAGCGACTCAATCACTTTATTCCTCTCGTCAGCATCCTCTAAAGTTTCACCATCAGAAGAATCACCATTGATTCCAGATGGTTCCCAAGTGACCGGAAGGGATTCACCCTTGGACCCTAAGGATTTCAACACTGGCTTAGGAGCAGGCTTAAGAAGGAAACCTGCATCACCCTCATCACCTttacctcctcctcctcctcctcctctataGGTGTTACTAGATGGATTAAGGGACACTGCATTGCCTTGATCGGGGACGAAGTCAGTTGTTGTGACCGAATATTTACAGACAGACAAAGACACACAGTGCCATCTCTTCTTCTTAACCGTGAAATTTCCTTTAGACAAAGAAACTCTCCTAAACAGAGAGGAGTGGGACCTTTCGGACGCTATACTACTTCCCAAACTCACCAGAGAAGTCATAGTTCCTTGCATACTTCCTCCTACTAAGATTAGCATGGGTACGCCCCACCAGTCCCAAAACCAAACCTTTCAGTTCTCAGTAATTACTCATTCTACGCTGTCTACGAATTCCAAGTCAATTAGCTAAGTTCCTACAATATGAATTACcgaaattttcaacaaaaaaagggaagaaatttGAGCTTTTCAAGGAATAAAATTGCCCccaataatatcaatatatatacacgaaGAAAGGGAACCCTCCCAGAATTTACGACatatagaagaagaaacaaTCTTACCTCTCCACCAGAAATTTTGTGACAGAACAGAGAAGAAACAACAGCGTTCTGGAATTCCTAAGGTTAGAAACAATCTCGCaaatggggagagagagagagagagagagttgtgtgTGGGTGTATGGGGGAAAAGGAAGTTTAGAGTAAACGATATTAGTGGCTATGGATAGTATGGCGCAAGGGTGGGGACGGAAAAATCCAATTTTGGTAGGGAGAGACAGTACGTGTGGTCATTTCTCTGCCTTCCAATTCCATCATGTTGACATGTTGTATATGATAAGGTTAGGGTGCCTCGTTTATGTGGTGCTCTGCCTTcacttaatttttctttttctttttttctttttcatttttttcttcataatttgagaaaaaaaaaaaaacccgggTGCAATACTTTAGAGTAAGTCACCCctccttgttttttttctttttttaatttttttcggCCATTACAATAGGTGATATACATGGTATTACATTTTCCAAGTCTATAATTCCAATGCACAAAAAAGTTGCTTGTTGAGTCAATTGATAAGCTACATTATTTCCTTATCTCTTGATACGCTTTATATCCCACACTGTCACCCCTCTTGGTAGGGTTGCAACTCGAGCAACTCGTTCAATATTTGAATCCGATCTGATCCGACCCGCTTTTCTGAGTGTGTCAAATCGACCTGACCTGACCTGAAGATTCAACtcgtggtttttttttaattttaaattttaaattttttgccGAGTACATGCTCAAGCCAGCAAAAACTAGTTGTTGAATCCTACAACACCACCTCTTTGTGCTGGTGATTCCCATCGGGTTTTGAGGAGTACCTCACCCAGAGTTACAGAGGAAAGCAAGAGAGAAAagcaacaaagagagagagattgagaaggACCGAAAGGGCTAGAGATCTGCTGCAGAACTTCACAGTTTCAATGGCACATGGGATCTTCGACCAGAACACCTGTCTGGTTTTTGAACGGCAGCACACAGGATCTTCGATCAGAACATCCTTCTACTTTCTTACCTAGTTGTCGAGTGTTGTAGATAGCTCAAATCCCCTTATTCTGGAATCGCATCACCAGCTTCTTCACCCAGATCTAAAGCTCTAGCCAAGGTTCTGTCCTCTTCACATCGGTAATTCCCATCAAGTTTACCCATACATTCAGAGTGGCTTTggaatcaattttttatttttaaggcaCTTATTCAAACGGTTGGAGTCCGCAAAATGAGAGAAAGTTGAAATGGGTAGAGACATGGACAGAGAGAATCAGAGAGAGTGGCAAAGGAAATAGTCTAGACAACGGACGGACGAAAGAGAACAGAGGCAATGGTGATGGTATCGTGAGGAAGAGAAGTGACTAGGTTTCATCTGGAGAGGATAAAAATGTGGGATTGAGTTTTTAAAGAGCTGAGTTGCCGGGTTGTACGAGTCGAATCCAAACATTACTTAAAACTGATttttcgggtcgggtcgggtcgggtcgggtcgggtttCACGAACGGGCTAGGCCAATTGGTTTCCTGCACAAGCCTACCTCCTGGTTAGAGTGTATacaaattttactaaaaaaaaaatgaattttacacTTAACGTGATATATCATGTggtaaatctttttttattatcaaatagaTTTGACATGTTTTTATAGTTTGGGTATTGAGAGACATTCTCAGAAtacttcattattattcattattttattattactttttattactattcaatattctatcattatttttttattattttttcattattattcacatattacctgagaatatctcattacccaaatGCAACCTAAATCACATAGATCTATGACCTAACGCTACCCGACATCATCTTTCTTGAACAAAAGAATAAGAGGTAAATCTAGGTGGAGGCAACAACTACATTTTCAAAGAGGCCCAAAGCAGAACACATTTCATCCAACTTTCGTGAACTATCCTCTAACCGGTTCATTCAAGCTATTATCAGGCTGTCGTTACTGTCTCCAGGTATTTTTTAGAGCTTTCTTGTAATCTTTCTTAATGAAACTCAACTTATTTAAACAAAATGTATTGAGATTTCTTAAAAAGTAATAGTTCGGTCACCTTTTGCAATGCAAGTGGCACGAGCTAACAACAACCATGCATCACTTGTATGCGCGTTTCCAAAAGCACTCATCTCTTTTGAGAGGATTCGCAGCGAGCCCTCTAGTGTGTTTTCTCTAAGGGATGATCTTGTTGTGcactgggagagagagagagagagagagagagagagagagagagagagaggatttgaTATGTGTGAAGGGGTTGAAATACCGTTGAATTAGGAGAGAAAGTATTGGTCTTAAAACTTtaggattttgattttgtttatatagGATTTGATCAATGTTTAGAGCTTTGTCAATGTTTAGTTAAGATTAGAAGTAGCCTCACCCCAAAAAGCAAGCTATAGTATTTAACctagaaaaataatagttgcagttgtgagtgtgcaagtgtcattcaatcactttgaaaagagtgaataaatacgagattcatatgaaaaaataataaatttttaatagtagatcacattcttttttaaaacgactatACGATACATATGCACTCCACGACTACATGTAGTATTACTTCTGTAATATTATccacttgaattttttttttttccattgccGTTAAATTCTTGTATTGTTGgcaaatagaaaaagaaaaaaaaaaattggaaattgTGTCCCTGAGGTTGTAGTTGTGAATGTTTGAGTCTTGGACGACATGTAGCTATTCTGTAGAACAATTCCGtggtttataaataaatatatatatatatatattaaaaaaaaaagaaattaatgtggTCAAAATGTACGCTACCTATGTAGATGTTGTGGTTGTATACTGTTTAACGTGTAATTTGTAATATCCGAATCTTATAGCTGCCGGACTTCGTGTGCTTCTGATGCGAGGATTGAAAATCCAATTCGAATAAAATAACTTCAAGGTCTGTAAACTTAAATTTGACAAGTAttctaatagaaaaattatattcatcgtTCATATATCACACATCATacatcacacataattttttatttttttatttttttctctttctaaatgTATGATAGAGAATGCTAGAGCCATTGCTGGGGCTCCCGCTCCCGCTAGGCTCTAGCATatgttttttcatatttatttttagttctttttctatatagatttttttaacacttttaaatattttaaaaaaataaaaaaattcacaacatcattaaaaaaatcttccttaatcacaaagtaaaataaaaaaataaaaaaaatcccagtGGAAGCTCCCAACAGGAaggctaatattttttttattttttttactttgtgattaatgaagtatattttaatgatgttcttaaaaaaacacatgaaaaaatacATGCTAGAGCCTAGTGGAAACTCCCAGCGGGAGCCCCCAGTGGTGACTCTAGCATTATCTAtgtgtaatatataaatgatgagtagaacgattcaattaatttaagaataaaaaaataaaaaaaaaatataaatataaatatgatgtaTATAGTGTATAAAGATGAATTACGCTTGCACATGCTCGGCCTTGCGATCTCATCCTGCACATTAGCTTTCCACCCTTTTCACGGGCGTGTACATACACATATAATCCTTTAAAAAATGCTACTCACAACCGCGTAGGGGAACCCTCGCAGCATCATATCCGATGTGGCAATTAGTGGAATGTCGTCGTTTAGGCTCCTTTTCCTCGAAGACAGAAAGGGTCGCTTCGCCTTCTTTCCCATTTCGCTCATCCCCATGAAAACTTACCCTCCActctgtcttcttcttccttttctacTCCACGAAGCCCTATCATCCTCCACAAACTGGCTACCCCACAAAGCCGCCGCAGCCCAGTCTTCATCTTCTCCGTAGTCATTCTTTGTGGTCTCCACGAACCCTACAAACCCTCGTACCCATAAACCAACGGTTTTGCGAAGTCACTGTGTTTTGCAGTCTTCATCTTCTCCGCAGTCAGTCTTCGTGGTCTCCACTAGCCCACGAGCCCTCGTACCCACGAACCAACGGTTTTGCAAAGTCACTGTTTTCgtcttctcttcattttctccaCGGAGACATAGAGCCATGAAGCCACAGAGCCACATCATCTTCGTCTTCTTTGTcttctcttcgtcttctccacaaACCCTCCTTCCTACAAACCCAAATCTAAAATCCTCTTCCTGCAAAACCCCAaacctaaccctaaccctaaatttgtttggttatcaagccctcaaaccctaaccctaaatttgtttggttatcaagccccgaaaccctaaccctaaccctaaccccaaaaaaatttatgtaattatcGATCGGGCCGAGTTTCAACGTATCCTCACAGCAAAAATGTCGTtagttttctcttttttctgtGCTTTGGTTTTACTTTCCAAATGTTTGGTAGTCAATAATTCTTTATCATACATTGTACATTTAGTCATGTAATACATTGCCTATGATGTATAATTCTTGCATTAACTATTTAGTCATGTAGTTATTCAAATCACATACCATATCATCGTTGTTAAGTTGCCAATTTATAAATTCCATTCATGTATGAGAGTAGTAGCATCTATATGGaatgcataaaataatatttgagcaGGGTGGTTTagcaaattttatttgattaaactgTTACTGTAAAATGTTAGTGGGATGTTTTACTCTTGTCTATAACAGTCTCACTACCATATTAAACAgttactcttgtgtatttacTCTTGTCTGTTTGGGATCAATCCCATATTTCTTAAGTAGAGAAGTAATGGCTGTCAAACTGAAAATTGAAGAGTCAATGAATATAGAAACTCCTTGAGATGCTATAGGACacatattatgattattattattattattgttattattattattattattattaatgtaattttgaGAATCAAATGACTGTAAACAAATAGGCATATATAAAGTAAGAGTCAAATAAGCAAAGCTAAAACTACATATCAACATGGGCCCTCCTAATGGACACAATCTAGCACAATAGCATGAAACATAATCAAAAGTGCTAGCACACAAACCCAaaaaacaatgattttttttttttttggtgcaaaaATGATAGTATACCATGTCATATGGCAAatctatttagtatttttttcctttcagggTTGCCAACTGCAGTCCAAGAAGATACACTTTGCATGATATACTGTTTTTGGAATTGAATAAGCAGGGTTCAATTCTCAATTTCTCACTGAAAGTTTTATTAGACTatcaactatttttaaaatgagcCACCCTTTCAATTGTCATAGTGTTCTTTAAacttcacaaaacatcattaaaatattaaactacTACTATTATTGGGATGCTTACTTTCACTAAAATGTTAAACTGCTACTGTTATTGGGATGCTTATGTAACGcctgtccttgtggtgagactttttataaaatgattttagaaaagatgacgggaattaccgtttgatttaaaaatttttacttccatacccaaggtgcaagactctacgttataaaataaaatgtgcttttaggaTAACAGAGGTTCACAACagaaatcatcaattttaacaataaaaacacctctcatacatttaaacgctcatgcctagacttcagtgctcttccccatgggtcgTGTCCATCCTGACGCATGCAGTTCATTCTgtccctgtggggggagggacatgcataaaaactaaaatgagtcgatgacttgtaagcattacttcatacagttaaaatacaacaacatagattttcattcatgcattcatcattcatacatactatacgtacatgcgtgcgtgcatacgtgcgttcttttgaaaacatcactggacggaatttttcttttaaaatggactttcttttcgtaaaacgtttctcccgtcagtgctttcatttcttaaaagttcatgTGTTCATACGTTCATctattctttcttatcattttcattggccggtacacactgttacgccccgtgtgttggggttagcggtcttcctttggacccggactttGCTCGTTGCCActggttgggaatcccttttcagtcaggggtaGCACTCGGTGCACTTCCAGcactacttacccagcattgcaatctgcccattcattggtaccctttccattcattcatgtggccgttacatatcttcATATAGTAAACGTTCATTTCATTTAAGTCCTTTCTTAcagttcagtccttttcatttaacagttcgttcatggaaaaacgtcatttgaaagcattttcatgagaaaatatcatttcatgagaaaaacattGTTTGGGGTGTAAGCTCGAAAATCATCGttcctttttcagttcattttagCTCTATCCTTTCGGTTTATGGAAAACATCGTTTAAAAGCGTGAGCTTAAATATCATCTTTCATGTC includes:
- the LOC121236502 gene encoding translation initiation factor IF-2, chloroplastic; amino-acid sequence: MLILVGGSMQGTMTSLVSLGSSIASERSHSSLFRRVSLSKGNFTVKKKRWHCVSLSVCKYSVTTTDFVPDQGNAVSLNPSSNTYRGGGGGGGKGDEGDAGFLLKPAPKPVLKSLGSKGESLPVTWEPSGINGDSSDGETLEDADERNKVIESLGEVLEKAERLESSRLSESGSKRESGFASKSTSTTSSNLTSGKPAQNSKTLKSVWRKGDTVATVQKVKGSSSKPSNMTGKEEMKTGQGEKIDPEARTSFTPRQPPLRPQPKLQAKPSVASLPVIKKPVVLKDVGAVPKSPVTDGTDLESKTTERKPILIDKFASKKPVVDPLIAQAVLAPPRPGKGPSTGRFKDDYRKKNASAGGPRRRMVDVDDADIPDEVSIPGASIARKGRKWSKASRKAARLQAAKEAAPVKVEILEVGEEGMLIEELAYNLVIGEGEILGYLYSKGIKPDGVQTLDKDMVKMICKEHDVEVLDVDPIKVEEMARKKEIFDEEDLDKLQDRPPVITIMGHVDHGKTTLLDYIRKSKVASSEAGGITQGIGAYKVQVPIDGKVQQCVFLDTPGHEAFGAMRARGARVTDIAIIVVAADDGIRPQTNEAIAHAKAAGVPIVVAINKIDKEGANAERVMQELSSIGLMPEDWGGDIPMVQVSALKGENIDDLLETVMLVAELQDLKANPDRSGKGTVIEAGLHKAKGPLATFIVQNGTLKVGDIVVCGEAFGKVRALFDDGGNRVKEAGPSIPVQVIGLNHVPIAGDEFEVVDSLEIAREKAELRAESLRNERISAKAGDGKVTLSSLASAVSTGKLSGLDLHQLNIILKVDVQGSIEAVRQALQVLPQDNVTLKFLLQATGDISSSDIDLAVASKGIILGFNVRAPGSVKSYAENKGVEMRLYRVIYELIDDVRNAMEGLLEPVEDQLTIGSAEVRAIFSSGSSRVAGCMVIDGKVVKGCGIRVIRKGKVVYTGVLDSLRRVKEVVKEVTAGLECGLGMEDYGDWEAGDVLEAFSTIQKKRTLEEASASMAAAREGVGSEP